A window of Castanea sativa cultivar Marrone di Chiusa Pesio chromosome 1, ASM4071231v1 contains these coding sequences:
- the LOC142631230 gene encoding G-type lectin S-receptor-like serine/threonine-protein kinase At5g24080, translating into MRFTMDEFLNNMEREKPIRFSSQQLTIATENFTNLLGSGGFGSVYKGIFINGVAVAVKVLNRNSDERIEDQFKAEMSTIGRVHHFNLVRLYGFCFEAHVKAVVYEYMKNGSLDQYLFRENNILGFEKLHETAIGRARGIAYLQEKCQQQIIHYDIKPGNTLLDDNFFPKIVDFGLAKPFNRENAHITMIAGRGTPGYAALEMWTPYPVTHKCDVYSFGMLLFEIIGKRKNLDDSLPESQEWFPIWVWNKFESGELGELTIVCGIDEKYRMTAERMMKVAFWCVQHRPESRPMMSSVVKMLEGAVEIPTSLNPFQHMLIVTPCTNAPSHPTNTDSTLDLEYSPQISFVGTTPVMRKFEIELATT; encoded by the coding sequence ATGAGATTCACCATGGATGAATTTCTCAACAATATGGAAAGAGAGAAGCCAATCAGATTTAGCTCTCAGCAGCTCACGATTGCAACAGAAAACTTCACTAATTTGTTGGGTTCAGGAGGATTTGGATCAGTCTATAAGGGGATCTTTATTAATGGAGTCGCAGTGGCAGTGAAGGTTCTAAATAGGAATTCTGATGAGAGAATTGAGGATCAGTTCAAGGCAGAAATGAGTACAATTGGAAGAGTTCATCACTTTAATCTCGTACGTCTTTATGGTTTCTGTTTTGAGGCACACGTGAAAGCAGTTGTTTATGAGTACATGAAAAATGGCTCACTTGACCAGTATTTATTCCGTGAAAACAACATCTTAGGATTTGAAAAGCTTCATGAGACTGCAATTGGGAGAGCCAGAGGGATTGCTTACTTGCAAGAAAAGTGTCAACAACAAATAATACATTACGATATTAAACCAGGAAACACTCTTTTGGATGATAACTTCTTTCCTAAGATagttgattttggtttggcCAAGCCCTTTAACAGGGAAAATGCACATATCACCATGATAGCAGGAAGGGGGACACCTGGTTATGCTGCACTGGAAATGTGGACGCCATATCCTGTAACCCACAAGTGTGATGTTTATAGCTTTGGGATGCTATTATTTGAAATCATAGGGAAGAGAAAGAACCTCGATGATAGTCTTCCAGAGAGCCAAGAGTGGTTCCCAATTTGGGTTTGGAATAAGTTCGAAAGTGGAGAACTAGGAGAGTTGACCATTGTTTGTGGCATAGACGAGAAATATAGAATGACAGCAGAGAGAATGATGAAAGTAGCTTTCTGGTGTGTTCAGCATAGGCCTGAGTCGAGACCTATGATGAGTTCTGTAGTGAAGATGTTGGAAGGAGCAGTAGAGATTCCTACATCTTTAAACCCATTTCAGCACATGTTGATTGTTACTCCTTGCACTAATGCACCTTCCCATCCTACAAATACTGATAGCACTCTTGATTTGGAATATTCCCCTCAAATTAGCTTTGTAGGTACAACTCCCGTGATGAGGAAATTTGAGATTGAATTAGCCACTACTTAG
- the LOC142609616 gene encoding G-type lectin S-receptor-like serine/threonine-protein kinase At1g34300 isoform X2, whose protein sequence is MFVPAAIVVGVVFVMVIFICFVANQACSDCDSSNVTPNSRFMTLTMDKFLIDMEREKPIKFTSQQLRIATDNFTNLLGSGGFGSVYKGIFSNGSMAAVKVLYGNSKIIEDQFKAEVSTMGRVHHFNLVRLYGFCFEENLRALVYEYMGNGSLDKYLFRENKILGFEKLHEIAVGTAKGIAYLHEECQQRIIHYDIKPGNILLDANFLPKVADFGLAKLSNRENTHITMTGGRGTPGYAAPEMWMPYPITQKCDVYSFGMLLFEIIGKRKNLDDSLPESQEWFPRRVWNKFEHGELEELSIVCGIEEKHRETAERMMKVAFWCVQYRPESRPLMIVVVKMLEGAVEVPPPLNPFQHLLVLNPSKNANSNPTLTDSTFDSEYSSQMSFVGATPVMRKDEIEIAST, encoded by the exons ATGTTCGTACCAGCTGCTATTGTTGTGGGCGTGG TCTTTGttatggtgatttttatttgCTTTGTGGCAAATCAAGCATGTTCTGACTGTGATAGCAGCAATGTCACTCCGAACTCAAGATTTATGACACTCACCATGGATAAATTTCTCATCGATATGGAAAGAGAGAAGCCAATCAAATTTACCTCTCAGCAGCTCAGAATTGCAACAGACAACTTCACTAATTTGTTAGGTTCAGGAGGATTTGGATCAGTCTATAAGGGAATCTTTAGTAATGGATCCATGGCGGCAGTGAAGGTTCTATATGGGAATTCTAAGATAATTGAGGATCAGTTCAAGGCAGAAGTAAGTACAATGGGAAGGGTTCATCACTTTAATCTGGTACGGCTTTATGGTTTCTGTTTTGAGGAGAACCTGAGAGCACTTGTTTATGAGTACATGGGAAATGGCTCGCTTGACAAGTACTTGTTTCGTGAAAACAAGATCTTAGGATTTGAAAAGCTTCATGAGATTGCAGTTGGGACAGCCAAAGGGATTGCTTACTTGCATGAAGAATGTCAACAACGAATAATCCATTATGATATTAAACCAGGAAATATTCTTTTGGATGCAAACTTCTTGCCTAAGGTAGCTGATTTTGGTTTGGCAAAGCTATCTAACAGGGAAAATACACATATCACCATGACAGGAGGAAGGGGGACCCCTGGTTATGCGGCACCAGAAATGTGGATGCCATATCCTATAACCCAAAAGTGTGATGTTTACAGCTTTGGGATGCTATTATTTGAAATCATAGGTAAGAGAAAGAACCTTGACGATAGTCTTCCAGAGAGCCAAGAGTGGTTCCCCAGGAGGGTTTGGAATAAGTTTGAACATGGAGAACTGGAAGAGTTGAGCATAGTTTGTGGGATAGAGGAGAAACATAGAGAGACAGCAGAGCGAATGATGAAGGTAGCTTTCTGGTGTGTTCAGTATAGGCCTGAATCAAGACCTTTGATGATTGTTGTGGTGAAGATGTTGGAAGGAGCAGTAGAGGTTCCTCCACCTTTAAACCCATTCCAGCACTTGTTGGTTCTTAATCCTAGTAAAAATGCAAATTCCAATCCAACACTTACTGATAGCACTTTTGATTCAGAATATTCCTCTCAAATGAGCTTTGTAGGCGCTACTCCTGTGATGAGGAAAGATGAGATTGAAATAGCCTCTACTTAG
- the LOC142609616 gene encoding G-type lectin S-receptor-like serine/threonine-protein kinase At1g34300 isoform X1, whose amino-acid sequence MFVPAAIVVGVVVFVMVIFICFVANQACSDCDSSNVTPNSRFMTLTMDKFLIDMEREKPIKFTSQQLRIATDNFTNLLGSGGFGSVYKGIFSNGSMAAVKVLYGNSKIIEDQFKAEVSTMGRVHHFNLVRLYGFCFEENLRALVYEYMGNGSLDKYLFRENKILGFEKLHEIAVGTAKGIAYLHEECQQRIIHYDIKPGNILLDANFLPKVADFGLAKLSNRENTHITMTGGRGTPGYAAPEMWMPYPITQKCDVYSFGMLLFEIIGKRKNLDDSLPESQEWFPRRVWNKFEHGELEELSIVCGIEEKHRETAERMMKVAFWCVQYRPESRPLMIVVVKMLEGAVEVPPPLNPFQHLLVLNPSKNANSNPTLTDSTFDSEYSSQMSFVGATPVMRKDEIEIAST is encoded by the exons ATGTTCGTACCAGCTGCTATTGTTGTGGGCGTGG TAGTCTTTGttatggtgatttttatttgCTTTGTGGCAAATCAAGCATGTTCTGACTGTGATAGCAGCAATGTCACTCCGAACTCAAGATTTATGACACTCACCATGGATAAATTTCTCATCGATATGGAAAGAGAGAAGCCAATCAAATTTACCTCTCAGCAGCTCAGAATTGCAACAGACAACTTCACTAATTTGTTAGGTTCAGGAGGATTTGGATCAGTCTATAAGGGAATCTTTAGTAATGGATCCATGGCGGCAGTGAAGGTTCTATATGGGAATTCTAAGATAATTGAGGATCAGTTCAAGGCAGAAGTAAGTACAATGGGAAGGGTTCATCACTTTAATCTGGTACGGCTTTATGGTTTCTGTTTTGAGGAGAACCTGAGAGCACTTGTTTATGAGTACATGGGAAATGGCTCGCTTGACAAGTACTTGTTTCGTGAAAACAAGATCTTAGGATTTGAAAAGCTTCATGAGATTGCAGTTGGGACAGCCAAAGGGATTGCTTACTTGCATGAAGAATGTCAACAACGAATAATCCATTATGATATTAAACCAGGAAATATTCTTTTGGATGCAAACTTCTTGCCTAAGGTAGCTGATTTTGGTTTGGCAAAGCTATCTAACAGGGAAAATACACATATCACCATGACAGGAGGAAGGGGGACCCCTGGTTATGCGGCACCAGAAATGTGGATGCCATATCCTATAACCCAAAAGTGTGATGTTTACAGCTTTGGGATGCTATTATTTGAAATCATAGGTAAGAGAAAGAACCTTGACGATAGTCTTCCAGAGAGCCAAGAGTGGTTCCCCAGGAGGGTTTGGAATAAGTTTGAACATGGAGAACTGGAAGAGTTGAGCATAGTTTGTGGGATAGAGGAGAAACATAGAGAGACAGCAGAGCGAATGATGAAGGTAGCTTTCTGGTGTGTTCAGTATAGGCCTGAATCAAGACCTTTGATGATTGTTGTGGTGAAGATGTTGGAAGGAGCAGTAGAGGTTCCTCCACCTTTAAACCCATTCCAGCACTTGTTGGTTCTTAATCCTAGTAAAAATGCAAATTCCAATCCAACACTTACTGATAGCACTTTTGATTCAGAATATTCCTCTCAAATGAGCTTTGTAGGCGCTACTCCTGTGATGAGGAAAGATGAGATTGAAATAGCCTCTACTTAG
- the LOC142636214 gene encoding uncharacterized protein LOC142636214, whose amino-acid sequence MNEMNQNLNAILQKLSSQDSHSHSPQRTSLVNQSSSALSFARSVKLDFPRFSGDDPASWVYKANQYFGYYQTPVTKKLLIALFYMELEAMIWFQEAEEAGVFTDWDSLVQALHVRFGSSAYDDPMEVLTRLRQSSTVALCKVEFEAVSNRIKGLSPLHKLSCFLSGLKDEIRLLVRMLNPSTLNEAFGLAKIQEEYVFSCKKSSRFQQETCKSSILALPKNNRELNGKVQSGVQITEVEEELGSEVATKAVSQEEEVEITLYALIGTPTPGTMRVRGKINSNGLVILIDTGSTHNFVDVSLVSGLQLRKDVSKILEVKVANGSVVKTLGFCSNVLVCIQGVKFCIQFHVLALGGCDAVLGTQWLSTLGEIQWNFKLLTMGFCYEDHQVPLQGLTPSLGSSIVDCKPFFKASVKKGLLLQIASVEAIVSEVRLPAEVDSFLQEFEHVFETPTGLLPLRGHEHPIVLKEGAQPVCQRPYRYPFYQKNEIEKIVKELLSVGSIRNISSPFASPVLLVRKGDGSWRMCIDYRALSNITVKDKFPIPVIDELLDEMSGAVIFSKLDLRSGYHQIRMREKDIPKTAFRTHEGHYEFLVFKPFLRQFVLVFFDDILVYSKSLAEHVIHLRKVLEILATNKLYAKKSKCMFACKEVEYLGYYRKFVKGYGQIAALLTALLKKDSFCWSNEAELAFHQLKDAMVKPPVLALPNFDHPIVVECDASGRGIGAALMQHGRPIAYHSQALKAQQKWFAKLLGYVFVVEYKKGKDNLVANALSRKADFDDYTSLEVSEDHKEVQAILQAFQLGKGVPKGYVVQNGLLLYKGKIFLGSCDALKATILQQVHDSSLGGHSGFLKTLHRVQRDFYWPGLRFDMKKHVRESDVCQRLKYETYYVAGLLQPLPTPDKPWLDVSMDFVEGLPKSQSKDVVLVVVDRLTKFVHFIPLSHPYTAAKVANLYLQHVFKLHGTTKVDSVDVQLRTRQQLLVLLKQNLEAAQERMKVNADKHLTEREFADGDWVYLRLLPYKKKSMKQKHLGKLAPRYYGPFQVLHRVGKVSYRLDLPPDSRIHPTFHVSCLKEKLGKHVVVVPSLPFVDAAGSLSLEPVTILKTKTHNLRSRTITQVLVQWQRESVDDAAWEDLYLPQQQYPHLVGKVF is encoded by the exons ATGAATGAAATGAATCAAAACCTCAATGCCATTCTACAAAAGTTGAGTTCTCAAGATAGCCATTCACACTCTCCTCAAAGAACGAGTCTAGTGAATCAGAGTTCTTCAGCCTTGTCATTTGCAAGATCGGTGAAATTGGACTTCCCACGCTTCTCAGGTGATGATCCTGCTAGTTGGGTCTATAAGGCAAATCAATATTTTGGCTATTATCAAACCCCAGTTACAAAGAAATTGCTAATTGCTTTGTTTTACATGGAATTGGAGGCTATGATTTGGTTCCAAGAGGCTGAGGAGGCAGGTGTGTTCACGGATTGGGATTCATTGGTGCAGGCTCTACACGTGAGGTTTGGGTCAAGTGCTTATGATGATCCTATGGAGGTGTTAACAAGACTGAGACAGTCTTCCACAGTGGCATTGTGCAAGGTAGAGTTTGAAGCTGTGTCTAATAGGATTAAGGGTCTGTCTCCTTTACACAAGCTTAGTTGCTTCCTAAGTGGCTTGAAGGATGAAATTCGGCTTCTAGTAAGGATGCTGAATCCAAGCACCTTGAATGAAGCATTTGGATTGGCCAAGATTCAGGAGGAATATGTGTTCAGTTGCAAGAAGAGTTCCAGATTTCAACAAGAAACATGTAAGAGTTCTATCTTGGCCTTACCAAAGAATAAT AGGGAATTGAATGGTAAGGTACAGTCTGGGGTACAAATCACTGAAGTAGAGGAAGAATTAGGAAGTGAGGTTGCTACTAAGGCTGTTAGTCAGGAAGAAGAGGTGGAGATTACCCTGTATGCACTCATAGGAACTCCTACACCTGGTACTATGAGGGTGAGGGGTAAGATTAATAGTAATGGGTTGGTAATCCTAATAGATACTGGCAGTACCCACAATTTTGTAGATGTTTCTTTGGTTTCTGGGTTACAATTAAGGAAAGACGTTTCTAAGATATTGGAGGTTAAGGTAGCCAATGGTAGTGTAGTTAAAACTCTGGGTTTTTGTAGTAATGTGCTAGTGTGCATTCAAGGTGTGAAGTTTTGCATTCAATTCCATGTTTTAGCATTAGGGGGTTGTGATGCAGTATTGGGTACCCAATGGTTAAGCACCTTAGGTGAAATTCAATGGAATTTTAAACTCTTAACAATGGGTTTTTGCTATGAGGATCATCAAGTACCGCTTCAAGGGTTAACTCCATCCTTGGGATCTTCCATTGTGGATTGTAAGCCGTTTTTCAAGGCATCTGTGAAGAAGGGACTGTTGTTACAGATTGCTAGTGTGGAAGCTATTGTATCAGAGGTTAGGCTACCTGCTGAAGTGGACTCATTCTTACAAGAGTTTGAGCATGTTTTTGAGACTCCTACAGGGTTACTTCCTCTTAGGGGCCATGAGCATCCCATTGTTCTTAAAGAAGGAGCTCAACCCGTTTGCCAAAGACCCTATAGGTATCCATTCTACCAAAAAAATGAGATTGAGAAGATTGTGAAAGAATTGTTGTCGGTGGGGTCAATTAGGAACATAAGTAGCCCCTTTGCCTCTCCTGTTTTGTTAGTAAGGAAAGGTGATGGATCATGGAGGATGTGCATTGATTACAGAGCATTGAGCAATATAACTGTTAAGGATAAATTCCCAATTCCAGTTATTGATGAGCTGTTGGATGAAATGAGTGGAGCTGTCATTTTCTCCAAGTTGGACTTGAGGTCTGGATATCACCAAATCAGAATGAGGGAAAAGGACATACCCAAAACAGCTTTTAGAACACATGAGGGCCACTATGAGTTTTTG GTATTTAAACCTTTCCTTAGACAGTTTGTATTAGTGTTCTTTGATGACATATTAGTTTATAGCAAGTCCTTGGCTGAGCATGTTATCCATCTAAGAAAGGTTTTGGAGATTCTAGCTACTAACAAGTTGTATGCTAAAAAGTCAAAGTGCATGTTTGCTTGTAAGGAAGTAGAATATTTGGG GTATTATAGGAAGTTTGTCAAGGGGTATGGCCAAATTGCAGCCCTCTTGACAGCCTTGTTAAAAAAAGATTCCTTTTGCTGGTCTAATGAGGCTGAGTTGGCTTTTCATCAACTTAAAGATGCTATGGTTAAACCTCCAGTGTTAGCCTTACCAAACTTTGATCATCCAATTGTGGTGGAGTGTGATGCTTCTGGAAGAGGGATTGGTGCAGCGCTAATGCAACATGGCAGGCCAATAGCTTACCACAGTCAGGCTCTTAAAG CCCAGCAGAAATGGTTTGCTAAATTGCTGGGCTATGTCTTTGTTGTTGAGTACAAGAAGGGAAAAGACAATCTAGTGGCTAATGCATTGTCTAGAAAGGCTGATTTTGATGATTATACTTCTTTGGAAGTTTCAGAAGATCATAAGGAG GTTCAAGCTATTCTCCAAGCTTTTCAGTTGGGAAAAGGGGTTCCAAAAGGGTATGTTGTGCAGAATGGGTTGTTGTTGTATAAAGGTAAGATTTTTCTTGGATCTTGTGATGCTTTGAAGGCTACTATACTGCAGCAAGTCCATGACAGTTCTCTAGGAGGGCATTCAGGGTTTCTCAAGACCTTACATAGGGTGCAGAGAGACTTTTATTGGCCTGGTTTGAGGTTTGATATGAAGAAGCATGTTAGGGAATCTGATGTATGCCAAAGACTGAAGTATGAAACCTATTATGTGGCTGGGCTGTTACAACCCCTACCTACACCTGACAAACCTTGGCTTGATGTAAGCATGGATTTTGTTGAAGGCCTTCCTAAGTCTCAATCCAAAGATGTGGTTCTAGTAGTAGTGGATAGGCTTACCAAGTTTGTCCACTTTATTCCCTTGTCTCACCCTTATACAGCTGCCAAGGTGGCTAATCTCTACCTGCAACATGTGTTTAAATTGCATG GTACCACTAAAGTTGATAGTGTTGATGTGCAATTGAGGACTAGACAGCAACTTCTGGTCTTGTTGAAGCAGAATTTGGAAGCAGCTCAGGAAAGGATGAAGGTGAATGCTGATAAGCACCTGACTGAAAGGGAATTTGCTGACGGTGATTGGGTATACCTTAGGTTGCTGCCTTACAAGAAGAAATCAATGAAGCAGAAGCATTTGGGTAAGTTGGCACCTAGATATTATGGACCTTTTCAAGTCTTGCATAGGGTGGGCAAGGTATCCTATAGGTTGGATCTACCACCAGATTCTAGAATCCACCCTACATTCCATGTTTCATGTCTTAAGGAGAAGTTAGGCAAGCATGTGGTTGTGGTTCCTTCATTACCTTTTGTGGATGCAGCTGGCAGTTTGAGTCTTGAACCAGTGACTATTTTGAAGACTAAAACTCATAATTTGAGAAGCAGGACTATTACTCAAGTCCTGGTGCAGTGGCAAAGGGAAAGTGTGGATGATGCCGCCTGGGAAGACCTGTACCTACCGCAACAACAATATCCTCACCTTGTGGGCAAAGTGTTTTAA